The sequence below is a genomic window from Paenibacillus sp. DCT19.
AATCGGATTATTATGGAAGATCGCTCGACTTCGACAAGAGAGAATTTAGTTTTCTCCAAAAAGATAATTGATCAATCCGGGATAGTGAATCCTGAGATCATGATTGTTACAAGTGATTATCACATGTTCCGTGCCAAGTATTTAGCGGTTAAAAGTGGTTACTCTGCTGAATATGGCATCTCGGCTTCATCGCCAGGCTACCTCAAACCAATCAATATGATTCGTGAATATTTAGCCGTGATCAAGGCGTTGATTTAGATTTACAGTCATGGAGTGCCAAATGCGCTCTGTGGCTGTTTTTATTATAAGAACAGGAATATGTAGTACAATAGGATATAGTTGGAAGAACGTGGGGAAAGAAAGGAATCGGATACAATGAAGACACACATCCTGTTGTTTGAAGGTTATGTTTCGTTTGAAATTATGTTAGCCAGTTATTTCATGAAAACCCAAGGTGACGTAATTACCGTTGCATTGGATGAGGGCGCTCTTGGTTCGTATGAAGGGTTGTCCGTCAATCCGGATCTGATCTTGAATCAGGTTGATCCATCCATGGTGGAGCTGTTTATTATTCCCGGAGGGGATGTAACCTCACTTCTTAAGAGAGGAGAGTTGATGAACTTTCTTCACATCCTGAATGAACAAACGACTCCAATTGCAGCTAT
It includes:
- a CDS encoding DJ-1/PfpI family protein, with product MKTHILLFEGYVSFEIMLASYFMKTQGDVITVALDEGALGSYEGLSVNPDLILNQVDPSMVELFIIPGGDVTSLLKRGELMNFLHILNEQTTPIAAICSGTLLLGQAEVLEGKCFTTNAEAQMRDITTQGVYMNTNVVVDGHIITAKANAYVDFGIEIGKVMNIYSSSEDLEETIEVFKYFKAKP